A part of Brachybacterium faecium DSM 4810 genomic DNA contains:
- a CDS encoding ABC-type multidrug transport system, ATPase and permease component (PFAM: ABC transporter; ABC transporter transmembrane region), whose translation MSTPVVKNQRDDQNDPEHQTYSEEENRASRKRSFALLGELIAPVKKQFLLMAIMVVIAQLAVVAGPAIIAWGIDHGLPSLLAGDSGPAFQAAALAVGAAIVGGVLTYGYVRQSVVVGQRMLLALRRKVFRFTQKQDLEFHESYTSGRIVSRQTSDMEALRELLDSGVNVMVGASLSMVFTIVLIVTMDWVTGVVMLLMLIPCLALTVWFQKRSRIEYRAIRTHSARLIVHFVEAMAGIRAVKAFRKEGRNQAEFDGLAQDYRDASMRSINVFGIYQPALRVLANVTIAAVLVVGGFRVLHGDLQVGVLVALVLYSRRFFQPVDEIANFYNAFQSAVAALEKIANLLAVQPHVKESPSPTALPSSNGQVDFEDVSFRYTEDGPIVLQPLDLHIPAGQTIALVGQTGAGKSTVAKLIARFYDATQGSVKLDGVDLRDISMEDLTRNIVMVTQEAYLFSGTVADNIALGKPGASREEIERAARAIGADEFIEKLPYGYDTDVNKRGGRVSAGQRQLISFARAFLADPRVLILDEATSSLDIPSERMVQEGLTKLLGHRTSLIIAHRLTTVMIADRVLVVHGGEVVEDGSPTELVAAGGRFAALYQAWQESM comes from the coding sequence ATGAGCACCCCCGTAGTGAAGAACCAGCGCGACGACCAGAACGATCCGGAGCACCAGACCTACAGCGAGGAGGAGAACCGCGCCTCGCGCAAGCGCTCCTTCGCGCTGCTGGGTGAGCTGATCGCCCCGGTCAAGAAGCAGTTCCTGCTCATGGCGATCATGGTCGTGATCGCCCAGCTGGCCGTGGTGGCCGGCCCCGCGATCATCGCCTGGGGCATCGACCACGGCCTGCCCTCCCTGCTGGCCGGGGACTCCGGCCCCGCGTTCCAGGCGGCCGCGCTCGCCGTCGGCGCGGCGATCGTCGGCGGCGTGCTGACCTACGGGTACGTGCGCCAGTCGGTGGTCGTGGGCCAGCGGATGCTGCTGGCGCTGCGGCGGAAGGTCTTCCGCTTCACCCAGAAGCAGGATCTCGAGTTCCACGAGTCCTACACCTCGGGCCGGATCGTCTCCCGCCAGACCTCCGACATGGAGGCGCTGCGCGAGCTGCTGGACTCGGGCGTGAACGTCATGGTGGGCGCCTCCCTGTCGATGGTGTTCACGATCGTGCTGATCGTGACCATGGACTGGGTGACCGGCGTGGTGATGCTGCTGATGCTGATCCCCTGCCTGGCGCTGACGGTGTGGTTCCAGAAGCGCTCCCGCATCGAGTACCGCGCGATCCGCACCCACTCGGCGCGGCTGATCGTCCACTTCGTCGAGGCGATGGCCGGGATCCGCGCCGTCAAGGCCTTCCGCAAGGAGGGCCGCAACCAGGCGGAGTTCGACGGCCTCGCCCAGGACTACCGCGACGCGTCGATGCGCTCGATCAACGTGTTCGGCATCTACCAGCCGGCGCTGCGCGTGCTCGCCAACGTCACCATCGCCGCAGTGCTGGTGGTGGGCGGTTTCCGCGTGCTGCACGGCGACCTGCAGGTGGGTGTGCTCGTCGCGCTCGTGCTGTACTCCCGCCGGTTCTTCCAGCCGGTGGACGAGATCGCGAACTTCTACAACGCCTTCCAGTCCGCGGTGGCCGCGCTCGAGAAGATCGCGAACCTGCTCGCGGTGCAGCCGCACGTGAAGGAGTCCCCGTCCCCGACGGCGCTGCCCTCCTCGAACGGGCAGGTCGACTTCGAGGACGTCTCCTTCCGGTACACCGAGGACGGTCCGATCGTCCTGCAGCCGCTGGACCTGCACATCCCCGCCGGGCAGACGATCGCCCTGGTGGGCCAGACCGGTGCCGGCAAGTCCACCGTCGCGAAGCTGATCGCCCGCTTCTACGACGCGACCCAGGGCAGCGTGAAGCTCGACGGCGTGGATCTGCGCGACATCTCGATGGAGGACCTCACGCGCAACATCGTGATGGTCACCCAGGAGGCGTACCTGTTCTCCGGCACCGTCGCGGACAACATCGCGCTGGGCAAGCCCGGCGCGAGCCGCGAGGAGATCGAGCGGGCGGCGCGCGCGATCGGGGCCGACGAGTTCATCGAGAAGCTCCCCTACGGCTATGACACCGACGTGAACAAACGCGGCGGCCGGGTCAGCGCCGGGCAGCGGCAGCTGATCTCCTTCGCCCGCGCCTTCCTCGCCGATCCGCGGGTGCTGATCCTCGACGAGGCCACCAGCTCGCTGGACATCCCCTCGGAGCGGATGGTGCAGGAGGGGCTCACGAAGCTGCTCGGCCACCGCACCTCGCTGATCATCGCGCACCGCCTCACCACGGTGATGATCGCGGACCGGGTGCTGGTGGTGCACGGCGGCGAGGTCGTCGAGGACGGCTCTCCCACCGAGCTGGTCGCCGCCGGCGGGCGCTTCGCGGCGCTGTACCAGGCGTGGCAGGAGTCGATGTGA
- a CDS encoding pyroglutamyl-peptidase I (PFAM: Pyroglutamyl peptidase~TIGRFAM: pyroglutamyl-peptidase I), with protein MRIDVLLSGFAPFDGAAVNESWEAARGAAPLLREVGLAVETLELPVEFGEGGRLLAAAVRQHVPRLVIATGLAAGRTAITPERVAINVRDARIPDNAGASPVDAPVVPDGPAGRFSTLPIKAMTAALAADGIPAAVSQTAGTYVCNDVFYLLQHLLATDASLTGTRGGFVHVPAADAVDSETAARALARMTDVALRTEADAAVAGGAEH; from the coding sequence ATGAGGATCGATGTGCTGCTCAGCGGCTTCGCCCCCTTCGACGGTGCTGCGGTGAACGAGTCCTGGGAGGCGGCGCGCGGGGCTGCGCCGCTGCTGCGCGAGGTCGGACTCGCGGTGGAGACCCTCGAGCTGCCGGTCGAGTTCGGCGAGGGCGGGCGGCTGCTCGCCGCGGCGGTGCGGCAGCATGTGCCGCGGCTGGTCATCGCCACCGGCCTCGCGGCGGGTCGCACCGCGATCACCCCCGAGCGCGTCGCGATCAATGTGCGCGATGCACGGATCCCGGACAATGCCGGGGCGAGCCCGGTCGATGCGCCGGTGGTGCCCGACGGGCCGGCGGGCCGCTTCAGCACCCTGCCGATCAAGGCGATGACCGCTGCGCTCGCCGCCGACGGGATCCCGGCGGCGGTGTCGCAGACGGCGGGCACCTACGTGTGCAACGACGTGTTCTACCTGCTGCAGCACCTGCTGGCGACCGACGCCTCCCTGACAGGCACCCGCGGAGGCTTCGTGCACGTCCCCGCGGCCGACGCGGTCGATTCCGAGACCGCCGCCCGTGCGCTCGCCCGCATGACCGACGTCGCGCTGCGCACCGAAGCCGACGCCGCAGTGGCCGGCGGCGCCGAGCACTGA
- a CDS encoding uncharacterized membrane protein (PFAM: Rhomboid family) translates to MERPSYGYSAEDAPDPQGTPVCPRHPDRVSYVRCKRCERPACPDCQRPTSVGVLCVDCEREISRQQASTRPRNAMGAGMGRRTPYVTYTLIGLSVLAFVGQTLAPQIVQQLGIFAPYRAVFMPWTFFTAGFLHGGILHLALNMYALWIVGQYLEQTLGHVRYAAVFLTAVLGGHTAVYLLADPLSSAWITGTLGASGGVFGLFAAMFIVNRHLGGQTAQIVVLIVLNLVLTFTIPGISWQGHLGGLVIGAAVTAGMFALRPKAGPGADRQALARRSALVHSGVVAAAAVLCVALIVAKTLMVLSL, encoded by the coding sequence ATGGAACGACCCAGCTACGGCTACAGCGCCGAGGACGCCCCGGATCCGCAGGGGACGCCGGTGTGCCCCCGCCATCCCGATCGGGTGAGCTACGTGCGCTGCAAGCGCTGCGAGCGCCCCGCCTGCCCGGACTGCCAGCGCCCCACCTCCGTGGGGGTGCTCTGCGTGGACTGCGAGCGGGAGATCTCCCGGCAGCAGGCCTCGACCCGGCCCCGCAACGCGATGGGCGCGGGGATGGGCCGCCGCACGCCCTATGTCACCTACACGCTCATCGGCCTGAGCGTGCTCGCGTTCGTGGGACAGACCCTCGCCCCGCAGATCGTGCAGCAGCTGGGGATCTTCGCCCCCTACCGCGCGGTGTTCATGCCGTGGACCTTCTTCACCGCCGGGTTCCTGCACGGCGGCATCCTGCATCTGGCGCTGAACATGTACGCGCTGTGGATCGTGGGGCAGTACCTCGAGCAGACCCTCGGCCACGTCCGCTACGCGGCCGTCTTCCTCACCGCGGTGCTGGGCGGGCACACCGCCGTGTATCTGCTGGCGGACCCGCTGAGCAGCGCCTGGATCACGGGAACGCTCGGCGCGAGCGGCGGGGTGTTCGGCCTGTTCGCGGCGATGTTCATCGTCAATCGGCATCTGGGCGGCCAGACGGCGCAGATCGTCGTGCTCATCGTGCTGAACCTGGTGCTGACCTTCACCATCCCGGGCATCTCGTGGCAGGGGCACCTGGGCGGTCTGGTGATCGGTGCCGCGGTCACCGCGGGGATGTTCGCGCTGCGGCCGAAGGCGGGCCCGGGAGCGGACCGGCAGGCGCTGGCCCGTCGCTCCGCCCTCGTGCACTCGGGCGTGGTGGCGGCGGCCGCGGTGCTGTGCGTGGCGCTGATCGTCGCGAAGACCCTGATGGTCCTCAGCCTCTGA
- a CDS encoding uncharacterized conserved protein (PFAM: YCII-related domain): MATFAVQYTYTDDAERVAIHRPEHREHLAELHREGTLLLSGPLGGGPGALLVVAADSAEDALAKLDGDPFKRERVIVDRVAREWTVVIGAIPGA; the protein is encoded by the coding sequence ATGGCCACCTTCGCCGTCCAGTACACCTACACCGATGACGCCGAGCGCGTCGCGATCCACCGCCCCGAGCACCGCGAACACCTCGCGGAGCTGCACCGCGAGGGCACGCTGCTGCTCTCGGGCCCGCTCGGAGGCGGCCCGGGCGCGCTGCTGGTGGTCGCGGCGGACTCGGCCGAGGACGCCCTCGCGAAGCTCGACGGCGACCCCTTCAAGCGCGAGCGCGTGATCGTGGACCGCGTGGCCCGCGAGTGGACCGTCGTGATCGGCGCGATCCCGGGCGCCTGA
- a CDS encoding glycosidase (PFAM: Alpha amylase, catalytic domain), whose protein sequence is MTTVPAPSWIRDAICWQVYPLGFCGAPRHREDLGGEGYGGADGENVVHRLQRLHGWLDHLVGLGANVLLLNPIFNSVSHGYDTLEHRRLDPRLGDEEDFDALIAACHERGIRVVLDGVFNHISHLHPVARQALSAGPGTEDGARIRWAGTSPYGFEGNADLVEIDLADAVIQDRVVEIMSRWLERGADGWRLDAMYAAGAETWAPILERVRAAHPEAWILGEVIHGDYPAFAAASTAHSITQYELWKAIWSSLADHNLFELAHALGRHQEFLEAEGGAHPLTFVGNHDTTRIASQLPDGRDLAAAIALLALLPGIPAVYAGDEFGATGVKEERAGGDDAIRPWFPGSPDEVVAAAGSAQSAPGGPDHLTLLKAEAAERILEVHRRLFSLRRREPWLAAATVEVDEGSLENTWVQITLTPRAEDAAAEGPLTLVLNLGDEERPAPGEVLETVSGADMLDGVGPAAPGAVPAHGAAVVR, encoded by the coding sequence ATGACTACCGTGCCCGCCCCGTCCTGGATCCGCGATGCGATCTGCTGGCAGGTCTATCCGCTGGGCTTCTGCGGGGCGCCGCGCCACCGGGAGGATCTGGGCGGCGAGGGGTACGGCGGGGCCGACGGGGAGAACGTGGTGCACCGCCTGCAGCGCCTGCACGGCTGGCTCGACCATCTCGTGGGCCTCGGCGCGAACGTGCTGCTGCTGAACCCGATCTTCAACTCCGTCTCCCACGGCTACGACACCCTCGAGCACCGGCGCCTGGATCCGCGGCTCGGGGACGAAGAGGATTTCGACGCGCTGATCGCCGCCTGCCATGAGCGCGGCATCCGGGTGGTGCTCGACGGCGTGTTCAACCACATCTCGCACCTCCACCCGGTGGCGCGGCAGGCGCTCTCGGCCGGCCCCGGCACCGAGGACGGCGCACGCATCCGCTGGGCCGGCACCAGCCCGTACGGCTTCGAGGGCAACGCGGACCTGGTGGAGATCGATCTGGCCGACGCCGTCATCCAGGACCGCGTCGTGGAGATCATGAGCCGCTGGCTCGAGCGCGGGGCCGACGGGTGGCGGCTGGACGCCATGTACGCGGCGGGCGCGGAGACCTGGGCGCCGATCCTCGAACGGGTGCGCGCCGCGCATCCCGAGGCGTGGATCCTCGGTGAGGTCATCCACGGCGACTACCCGGCCTTCGCCGCGGCCTCCACCGCGCACTCGATCACCCAGTACGAGCTGTGGAAGGCGATCTGGTCCTCCCTCGCGGACCACAACCTCTTCGAGCTCGCCCATGCCCTGGGCCGCCACCAGGAGTTCCTCGAGGCCGAGGGCGGGGCGCATCCGCTGACCTTCGTGGGCAACCACGACACCACCCGCATCGCCTCCCAGCTGCCCGACGGCCGCGACCTCGCCGCCGCGATCGCGCTGCTGGCCCTGCTGCCCGGCATCCCGGCCGTCTACGCCGGGGACGAGTTCGGGGCCACCGGCGTGAAGGAGGAGCGGGCCGGCGGGGACGACGCGATCCGGCCCTGGTTCCCCGGCAGCCCCGACGAGGTCGTCGCCGCGGCTGGTTCCGCGCAGAGCGCCCCCGGCGGCCCCGACCACCTCACCCTGCTGAAGGCGGAGGCGGCGGAGCGGATCCTCGAGGTGCATCGGCGGCTGTTCTCGCTGCGGCGCCGCGAGCCCTGGCTCGCCGCGGCCACGGTGGAGGTGGACGAGGGCTCGCTCGAGAACACCTGGGTGCAGATCACCCTCACGCCCCGCGCCGAGGACGCCGCGGCGGAGGGCCCGCTCACGCTGGTGCTGAACCTCGGCGACGAGGAGCGCCCCGCCCCGGGCGAGGTGCTCGAGACGGTCTCCGGCGCCGACATGCTCGACGGCGTCGGCCCGGCGGCACCGGGTGCGGTGCCTGCGCACGGCGCGGCCGTGGTGCGCTGA
- a CDS encoding acetyltransferase, ribosomal protein N-acetylase (PFAM: Acetyltransferase (GNAT) family), translating into MDDGAVISSSDGDRRAVGMPGPGGAAPGAAEPGVAASDGTVLTTARLRLSPVAAHELEELFALHADPRAFAEDATAPLTEKEQMRWVLAQWRESWDRHGVGYLSLRARWPSAPPGPETAPREQRPDLPEQAARLPEDAAGLPEGLLGVVGLTPLRDRDEGAVDEGEAGEGDPGESVPHAVLSAYWRLAPAVHGLGLASEAMTAVLAHPVLGGGGAEILAVTASQNAPSRALAQRLGFRPAPPGRPVPGGREGDVLLVRPGTRWWPPTGADLHSPP; encoded by the coding sequence ATGGATGACGGCGCGGTGATCTCGTCCTCGGACGGTGATCGCCGCGCCGTCGGCATGCCGGGGCCCGGTGGCGCGGCACCAGGTGCCGCGGAGCCCGGTGTCGCAGCGTCCGACGGCACCGTGCTCACCACCGCGCGGCTCCGTCTGAGCCCGGTCGCCGCGCACGAGCTCGAGGAGCTGTTCGCCCTCCACGCGGATCCGCGCGCCTTCGCCGAGGACGCCACCGCACCGCTCACCGAGAAGGAGCAGATGCGCTGGGTGCTCGCCCAGTGGCGCGAGAGCTGGGACCGGCACGGGGTGGGCTACCTGTCGCTCCGCGCCCGGTGGCCGTCCGCGCCGCCCGGCCCCGAGACCGCACCTCGCGAGCAGAGACCAGACCTCCCCGAGCAGGCGGCCCGGCTGCCGGAGGACGCGGCCGGCCTGCCCGAGGGGCTGCTCGGCGTCGTCGGCCTCACTCCGCTGCGCGACAGGGACGAGGGCGCCGTGGACGAGGGCGAGGCGGGCGAGGGCGATCCCGGGGAGAGCGTTCCGCACGCGGTGCTCAGCGCCTACTGGCGCCTGGCCCCCGCGGTGCACGGTCTCGGCCTCGCGAGCGAGGCGATGACGGCGGTGCTCGCGCACCCCGTGCTGGGCGGCGGCGGAGCGGAGATCCTCGCGGTGACCGCCTCGCAGAACGCCCCCTCGCGGGCTCTCGCGCAGCGGCTCGGCTTCCGCCCCGCCCCACCGGGCCGCCCCGTGCCCGGCGGGCGCGAGGGGGACGTGCTGCTGGTGCGGCCCGGCACACGGTGGTGGCCGCCGACTGGGGCGGACCTACACTCGCCCCCATGA
- a CDS encoding peptidyl-prolyl cis-trans isomerase (rotamase) - cyclophilin family (PFAM: Cyclophilin type peptidyl-prolyl cis-trans isomerase/CLD): protein MCEDDRMFATLHTNHGDIRLELFPNHAPKTVENFVGLAEGTKEFSDPETGEKVTRPFYDGVIFHRIIAGFMLQGGDPLGTGTGGPGYTFDDEISEKNFNEPYVLAMANAGQRRNALTGRPSGTNGSQFFITVGPTPHLQGKHTVFGQVADEDSKKVVDAIEQVKTDMRDRPLEDVVITSVTIEK, encoded by the coding sequence GTGTGCGAGGATGACCGCATGTTCGCAACCCTTCATACCAACCACGGGGACATCCGCCTGGAGCTGTTCCCGAACCACGCACCCAAGACCGTCGAGAACTTCGTGGGCCTCGCCGAGGGCACCAAGGAGTTCTCCGATCCGGAGACCGGCGAGAAGGTCACCCGCCCGTTCTACGACGGCGTCATCTTCCACCGCATCATCGCCGGCTTCATGCTCCAGGGCGGGGACCCGCTGGGCACCGGCACCGGCGGCCCCGGCTACACCTTCGACGACGAGATCTCCGAGAAGAACTTCAACGAGCCCTACGTGCTCGCGATGGCCAACGCCGGCCAGCGCCGCAACGCGCTGACCGGTCGCCCCTCCGGCACCAACGGCTCGCAGTTCTTCATCACGGTGGGCCCCACCCCGCACCTGCAGGGCAAGCACACCGTCTTCGGCCAGGTGGCCGACGAGGACTCCAAGAAGGTCGTCGACGCGATCGAGCAGGTCAAGACCGACATGCGCGACCGTCCCCTCGAGGACGTCGTCATCACCTCGGTCACCATCGAGAAGTGA
- a CDS encoding acetyltransferase, ribosomal protein N-acetylase (PFAM: Acetyltransferase (GNAT) family) — protein MTAFPGLATIHPPSGLVLRAGDLVLRPLADADLPEYAALLRRPIFEDEHSPQVFPWYRAEPEVRVREALRFQWRLRSELSADRWTLPLGIWAGGRLIGCQDISAERFAERRTVTSGSWLTLEAHGRGYGTLMRQAMLVFAFDHLGARRAESSAVLGNAASFGVSRACGYIENGTQISSLRGSVEEEQRFLVTPETFRRPTAPVEVEGLTPALREMLGA, from the coding sequence ATGACGGCGTTCCCCGGCCTCGCGACGATCCACCCGCCCTCCGGCCTCGTGCTGCGCGCCGGAGACCTGGTCCTGCGCCCGCTCGCCGACGCGGACCTGCCCGAGTACGCCGCACTCCTCCGTCGGCCGATCTTCGAGGACGAGCACTCCCCGCAGGTGTTCCCCTGGTACCGGGCCGAGCCCGAGGTGCGGGTCCGCGAGGCGCTGCGCTTCCAGTGGCGGCTGCGCAGCGAGCTCTCCGCCGATCGCTGGACCCTGCCGCTGGGCATCTGGGCGGGCGGCCGGCTGATCGGCTGCCAGGACATCTCCGCCGAGCGCTTCGCCGAACGGCGCACCGTCACCTCCGGCTCCTGGCTCACGCTCGAGGCCCACGGCCGCGGGTACGGCACCCTCATGCGGCAGGCCATGCTCGTGTTCGCCTTCGACCACCTCGGGGCGCGGCGCGCCGAATCCTCCGCCGTGCTCGGCAACGCGGCCTCGTTCGGCGTCTCCCGCGCCTGCGGCTACATCGAGAACGGCACCCAGATCTCCTCCCTGCGCGGCTCGGTCGAGGAGGAGCAGCGCTTCCTCGTCACGCCGGAGACGTTCCGCCGCCCGACGGCGCCGGTCGAGGTCGAGGGCCTCACGCCCGCACTGCGGGAGATGCTCGGCGCCTGA
- a CDS encoding predicted esterase (PFAM: Putative esterase) gives MIRMRTDFFAESLGMGTSMVVLMPQAAAGIGMEGSDGASGAAGADGAGADGTGRDGAGADGRGRGVPVLYLLHGLSDDCTIWERRTSIERYATEKGIAVVMPEVRRSFYADEAVGEKYWTFIAEELPELIARTFRISTAREDTFVAGLSMGGFGAFKLALNHPERFAAAASLSGVLDATSLDLSWTGTLGERVWAGNEIAGTEDDLLGLLAQADPAALPSLFLDCGTEDELLDHNRRFITAAEARGVELASRLRPGAHTWDFWDESIQDVLDWLPLQDR, from the coding sequence ATGATCCGCATGCGCACCGACTTCTTCGCCGAGTCCCTCGGGATGGGCACCTCGATGGTGGTGCTGATGCCGCAGGCGGCGGCCGGCATCGGCATGGAGGGATCCGACGGGGCGAGCGGCGCGGCCGGGGCCGACGGCGCGGGGGCCGACGGCACCGGGCGCGATGGTGCGGGGGCCGACGGACGCGGGCGCGGCGTGCCCGTGCTCTACCTGCTGCACGGGCTGAGCGACGACTGCACCATCTGGGAGCGTCGCACCTCGATCGAGCGCTACGCGACCGAGAAGGGGATCGCCGTGGTGATGCCGGAGGTGCGCCGCTCCTTCTACGCCGACGAGGCGGTGGGGGAGAAGTACTGGACCTTCATCGCCGAGGAGCTGCCGGAGCTCATCGCGCGCACCTTCCGCATCTCCACCGCCCGGGAGGACACCTTCGTGGCCGGCCTGTCGATGGGCGGCTTCGGCGCGTTCAAGCTCGCGCTGAACCATCCCGAGCGCTTCGCCGCCGCGGCCAGCCTCTCCGGCGTGCTCGATGCGACGAGCCTGGACCTGAGTTGGACCGGCACGCTCGGCGAGCGGGTCTGGGCCGGGAACGAGATCGCCGGCACCGAGGACGACCTGCTCGGCCTGCTCGCCCAGGCCGATCCGGCCGCGCTGCCCTCGCTGTTCCTGGACTGCGGCACCGAGGACGAGCTGCTCGACCACAACCGCCGCTTCATCACCGCCGCCGAGGCGCGCGGCGTCGAGCTGGCCTCCCGCCTGCGCCCCGGCGCGCACACCTGGGACTTCTGGGACGAGAGCATCCAGGACGTGCTCGACTGGCTGCCGCTGCAGGATCGCTGA
- a CDS encoding ABC-type multidrug transport system, ATPase and permease component (PFAM: ABC transporter transmembrane region; ABC transporter): MLGTMRRLWTTVRPIRFRLYLGLLSAMTASIVALMIPQVLEFIVNRLGTDATAATIWTGGAIVLGLGVVEASLIWLRRTFAVAPSTTVEKQIRVSFYAKVQHMPVTFHDGWGSGQLLSRMMSDINQIRRWIAFGMIMAVTNVVTITVGMTLLVRSSAILALIFFAAAVPVTIIAYLFNRSYSVLSRLSQDQNGDLATTIEQSVQGIRVLKAFGRGPSALEGFTEQAEELRRTEVRKATAIARFDMFMFMLPELALGVALLVGLHLTAAGTISTGQLASYFATATLVVGPVRMLGMLLGQAVNATTALDRHYEVMDSENTITSDDATVHPELASSTGAVSLRGVHFRYADAPAHVPDVIDGADLDIRPGETMALVGVTGSGKSTLLQLVPRLYDVTEGAITIDGVDIRDMDLMALRTLTAVAFEDATLFSDSVRENVLLGADRSLSDEEAEELLHLALRTADATFALELPEGVDTRIGEEGMSLSGGQRQRLALARAIAARPAVLLLDDPLSALDTKTEETVTERLREVLHGTTTLIVAHRTSTVALADRVALLDNGRVVDVGTHTELMASSARYRWVIANQEEERRRDQDIETLTGELELRAIQEEGR; the protein is encoded by the coding sequence ATGCTCGGCACCATGCGCCGCCTCTGGACGACCGTTCGCCCCATCCGATTCCGCCTCTACCTGGGCCTTCTCTCCGCCATGACAGCGTCGATCGTGGCGCTGATGATCCCGCAGGTCCTCGAATTCATCGTCAACCGGCTGGGCACCGATGCCACGGCCGCGACGATCTGGACGGGAGGTGCGATCGTTCTGGGCCTGGGCGTCGTCGAGGCCTCCCTGATCTGGCTGCGACGCACCTTCGCCGTCGCCCCCTCCACCACCGTCGAGAAGCAGATCCGCGTGAGCTTCTACGCGAAGGTCCAGCACATGCCGGTGACCTTCCACGACGGCTGGGGCTCCGGCCAGCTGCTCTCCCGCATGATGAGCGACATCAACCAGATCCGCCGCTGGATCGCCTTCGGCATGATCATGGCCGTCACCAACGTCGTGACCATCACGGTGGGCATGACGCTGCTGGTGCGCTCCTCCGCGATCCTCGCGCTGATCTTCTTCGCCGCCGCCGTGCCGGTGACGATCATCGCCTACCTCTTCAACCGCAGCTACTCCGTGCTCTCCCGCCTCTCGCAGGATCAGAACGGCGACCTGGCCACCACCATCGAGCAGTCGGTGCAGGGCATCCGTGTGCTGAAGGCGTTCGGCCGCGGCCCCTCGGCCCTCGAGGGGTTCACCGAGCAGGCCGAGGAGCTGCGCCGCACCGAGGTGCGCAAGGCGACCGCCATCGCGCGCTTCGACATGTTCATGTTCATGCTCCCCGAGCTCGCGCTCGGCGTGGCGCTGCTGGTGGGCCTGCACCTCACGGCCGCCGGCACGATCAGCACCGGGCAGCTGGCCTCCTACTTCGCGACCGCGACCCTCGTGGTGGGCCCGGTGCGGATGCTCGGCATGCTGCTGGGGCAGGCGGTCAACGCGACCACCGCCCTGGACCGCCACTACGAGGTGATGGACTCGGAGAACACCATCACCTCCGACGACGCCACCGTGCACCCCGAGCTCGCCTCCTCCACCGGGGCGGTGAGCCTGCGGGGCGTGCACTTCCGCTACGCGGACGCCCCGGCCCATGTGCCCGACGTGATCGACGGCGCGGATCTGGACATCCGGCCCGGTGAGACGATGGCGCTGGTGGGCGTGACCGGCAGCGGCAAGTCGACGCTGCTGCAGCTGGTGCCGCGCCTGTACGACGTCACCGAGGGTGCGATCACCATCGACGGGGTCGACATCCGCGACATGGACCTCATGGCTCTGCGCACCCTCACCGCGGTCGCCTTCGAGGACGCCACCCTGTTCTCGGACTCGGTGCGGGAGAACGTGCTGCTGGGCGCGGACCGCTCCCTCAGCGACGAGGAGGCGGAGGAGCTGCTGCACCTCGCCCTGCGCACCGCCGACGCGACCTTCGCCCTCGAACTGCCCGAGGGCGTGGATACCCGCATCGGCGAGGAGGGCATGAGCCTCTCCGGCGGGCAGCGACAGCGCCTGGCCCTGGCCCGCGCGATCGCCGCCCGGCCCGCCGTGCTGCTGCTGGACGATCCGCTCTCCGCCCTGGACACCAAGACGGAGGAGACCGTCACCGAACGGCTGCGGGAGGTGCTGCACGGCACCACCACCCTGATCGTCGCCCACCGCACCTCCACCGTGGCGCTCGCCGACCGGGTCGCGCTGCTGGACAACGGCCGCGTGGTCGACGTCGGCACCCACACGGAGCTCATGGCGAGCTCCGCCCGCTACCGCTGGGTGATCGCCAACCAGGAGGAGGAGCGCCGCCGCGACCAGGACATCGAGACCCTCACCGGTGAGCTCGAGCTCCGCGCGATCCAGGAGGAGGGCCGATGA